The following are encoded together in the Thermoanaerobaculia bacterium genome:
- a CDS encoding FAD-dependent oxidoreductase — protein sequence MTKHFPYIIVGGGMTADAAVSGIREIDSDREIALFTREPHPPYDRPPLSKSIWEWKKEDKIWREASRSEGVAIHTETDIRQLIPADHKVVDSAGNEYTYGKLLLATGGKPITLGPYDKRIIHFRTLDDYRTIKSFLPEIEHLTIVGGGFIGSEMAAALVDRVSTLQMFFPESGIGAKIMPEQTSHYLNDLFRKKGVDIQARTRVKALEPAGSTVKLTIETAGNSKEKTLETDLVVIGAGLSPNVDLAERAGLMTDDGIIADSALRAGHPSIFTAGDVAKFPCTGFEGLIRVEHEDNALQGGQHAGRAMAGEVRAYDHLPFFYSDLFHIGYEAVGQCDSTLSVIEDWTTPHEKGVLYYVDEERLRGVLLMDVWGKVDAARKMICSHKTVHPDQLPGTLST from the coding sequence ATGACAAAACACTTCCCCTATATTATTGTCGGCGGAGGTATGACAGCGGATGCCGCAGTTTCAGGAATTCGCGAGATTGATTCCGATAGAGAGATTGCCCTGTTCACCCGCGAACCTCATCCTCCCTATGATCGACCTCCCCTTTCCAAGTCAATCTGGGAGTGGAAAAAGGAAGATAAAATATGGCGGGAGGCTTCCCGGAGTGAGGGGGTTGCCATTCATACGGAAACTGACATTAGGCAGCTTATTCCGGCGGATCATAAAGTCGTGGACTCTGCAGGCAATGAATACACGTACGGGAAACTGCTCCTGGCGACGGGCGGCAAACCCATCACCCTCGGTCCGTACGATAAACGGATTATTCACTTTCGCACGTTAGATGACTATCGAACCATTAAATCTTTTCTCCCTGAAATAGAGCATCTTACCATTGTGGGAGGAGGGTTCATCGGCTCTGAAATGGCCGCGGCGCTTGTGGATCGAGTCTCCACCCTCCAGATGTTTTTTCCGGAATCTGGAATCGGAGCAAAGATTATGCCGGAGCAGACTTCCCATTACCTGAACGATCTTTTTCGTAAGAAAGGTGTCGATATTCAAGCCAGGACCCGCGTAAAAGCCCTGGAACCAGCCGGCTCAACCGTAAAGCTGACGATTGAAACAGCAGGTAATTCCAAAGAAAAGACCCTGGAAACAGACCTCGTGGTTATTGGCGCCGGCTTATCTCCCAATGTAGACCTCGCGGAACGAGCCGGTCTCATGACAGACGATGGGATCATCGCAGACAGTGCGCTTCGAGCGGGCCACCCCTCGATCTTCACCGCGGGTGATGTGGCTAAATTCCCATGCACAGGATTCGAAGGTCTCATAAGAGTGGAACACGAGGACAACGCCTTACAGGGAGGCCAGCACGCAGGCAGAGCCATGGCTGGAGAGGTCCGTGCCTATGACCATCTTCCCTTTTTCTACTCAGACCTCTTTCATATTGGATATGAAGCCGTCGGGCAATGTGATTCCACCCTCAGCGTAATTGAAGACTGGACTACACCTCACGAGAAAGGTGTTCTCTATTACGTCGACGAGGAAAGGCTGCGTGGTGTATTGCTTATGGATGTATGGGGAAAAGTGGACGCTGCTCGAAAGATGATCTGCTCCCATAAAACGGTACATCCTGATCAGCTTCCAGGAACCCTATCCACCTAA
- a CDS encoding BON domain-containing protein, giving the protein MKMTKSIFIIFPFILSLAFSGCAGKDESLKKPSTELKDANKFHNVIEDIDRERVILKAKLALLETLHGKGLHVHVDLEGTTAHLTGTVTDRASIELAETITQSIEEIHKVQNDLSVEEPEAQAKVTKATREIENEVSDAMIVSRIKIALIKETDTNAFSVNVGSAEGTVTLEGTVDSQATKETMLKTAESVTGVQRVIDLIDVSSP; this is encoded by the coding sequence ATGAAGATGACCAAATCCATTTTCATTATCTTTCCCTTTATATTGTCTCTGGCTTTTTCCGGATGCGCCGGAAAAGATGAGTCTCTGAAGAAACCTTCCACCGAGCTGAAAGATGCAAATAAGTTCCACAATGTCATCGAGGACATTGACCGCGAGAGAGTGATTCTGAAGGCAAAATTGGCTCTTCTTGAGACACTCCATGGCAAGGGACTTCATGTACACGTCGACCTCGAAGGCACCACGGCTCATCTGACAGGAACCGTCACCGACAGGGCATCTATCGAACTGGCGGAGACCATAACGCAGAGCATTGAAGAAATCCACAAAGTCCAGAACGATCTCTCCGTGGAGGAACCGGAAGCCCAGGCAAAGGTGACGAAAGCTACCCGGGAAATTGAAAACGAAGTTTCCGATGCCATGATCGTATCCCGCATAAAGATCGCATTGATAAAGGAAACGGACACCAACGCTTTTTCCGTTAACGTGGGGTCGGCGGAAGGCACCGTCACCCTTGAGGGAACCGTCGATTCTCAGGCCACAAAAGAAACGATGCTGAAAACGGCGGAAAGTGTTACGGGTGTACAAAGAGTCATCGATCTCATTGACGTATCGTCACCCTGA
- a CDS encoding right-handed parallel beta-helix repeat-containing protein, producing the protein MTNISGEYCPGVWPGFRRSFRAVRSFLFLYVLLLFSIPVRADRIYVDPTGAGDTITIQAAVDRAYPGDTILIHSGVYMESVELHRSGTETAPIILQPFGDGEVIVDGNNGTKEACILARGVSHVTLKELTLRNASIAGFYGEAPAEDLILEKMTIENIVHNQRAVGYGIYFYALPDSISFCQIKNCEIRYTSSHGIFLYGRNHSITIKENHVSYSGFQEGAWGHAVKTVVWNENGAENGPEHITIENNQLEYAWTQGIMTWNARDVIIRGNHIHHCGATGIQIEDGTINFIVEDNLSEWNQQRYNTETGIWIDDAINGVVRNNIVRHNQVGIKVSKSDHVILRNNLLYDCRRENPEFGDNGGIYLLAYDGIDNRDIILIHNTLSRIGTPGYWNAGLALVEYGTARITGTVFKNNIMTDTYEGFEYVIDGNTPESDSNDLFNPAGIHIIWNGFELTWEEYRALTEQDGASIVMDPLFHRPDSDDFRLSASSPCIDAGGSLTETRSDGIGTILPVLDVRPFTDGFGIGEGDTISIGGRVVVRIMDIDYLDSTLTLDREITWVSGEKISFPYLGSAPDMGAMESRRHPRPF; encoded by the coding sequence GTGACGAATATTTCCGGTGAATATTGCCCTGGTGTATGGCCTGGATTTCGACGATCGTTTCGTGCCGTTCGAAGCTTTCTGTTCCTGTATGTCTTGCTCCTGTTTTCGATACCCGTAAGGGCGGATCGGATCTATGTCGATCCAACTGGAGCAGGGGACACAATCACGATTCAGGCTGCCGTGGATAGAGCTTATCCGGGAGATACCATTCTTATTCATTCCGGTGTCTACATGGAGTCCGTTGAACTCCATCGATCGGGAACCGAAACTGCCCCCATCATTCTCCAGCCGTTCGGAGACGGGGAGGTAATTGTGGATGGAAATAATGGGACTAAGGAAGCCTGTATTCTGGCCCGTGGAGTCAGCCACGTCACGTTGAAGGAACTTACCTTGCGGAATGCCTCCATTGCGGGATTTTACGGAGAGGCACCAGCGGAGGATCTCATACTTGAAAAGATGACGATTGAAAATATCGTGCACAACCAGCGGGCCGTCGGATACGGAATTTACTTCTATGCCCTTCCCGATTCAATCTCTTTCTGCCAGATCAAGAACTGTGAAATTCGGTACACTTCGAGTCACGGTATCTTCCTGTACGGCAGAAATCACTCCATCACCATAAAGGAAAACCACGTTTCCTACAGTGGATTTCAGGAGGGAGCCTGGGGACATGCCGTAAAGACAGTGGTGTGGAATGAAAATGGAGCGGAAAACGGACCGGAACATATAACCATAGAAAATAACCAGCTGGAATATGCATGGACACAGGGCATCATGACCTGGAATGCCAGGGATGTGATCATTCGTGGTAATCATATTCACCATTGTGGCGCTACCGGAATTCAGATTGAAGACGGAACCATAAATTTTATAGTGGAAGATAATCTATCCGAATGGAATCAGCAGAGGTATAACACCGAGACCGGGATCTGGATTGATGATGCGATTAATGGCGTCGTACGGAACAATATCGTGCGGCATAACCAGGTCGGAATCAAGGTAAGTAAAAGTGACCACGTGATACTCCGCAATAATCTTCTTTACGACTGCAGACGTGAAAACCCGGAGTTTGGAGATAATGGAGGGATCTATTTGCTGGCTTATGACGGGATCGATAATCGTGACATTATATTGATCCACAACACCCTCTCGAGAATAGGAACACCAGGGTACTGGAATGCCGGCCTGGCTCTTGTCGAGTATGGAACTGCAAGGATCACGGGTACGGTTTTCAAAAACAACATTATGACCGATACCTATGAGGGATTCGAATATGTCATCGATGGAAATACTCCTGAATCCGATTCCAACGATCTGTTTAATCCTGCCGGGATCCATATCATCTGGAATGGATTTGAGCTGACATGGGAAGAGTACCGTGCCCTTACAGAACAGGACGGCGCCTCCATCGTGATGGATCCTCTCTTTCATAGGCCGGACTCAGATGATTTTCGGCTGTCCGCTTCCAGTCCCTGCATCGATGCCGGGGGCAGCCTGACGGAAACGCGCTCTGACGGTATCGGGACGATTCTGCCGGTCCTGGATGTCCGCCCCTTTACGGATGGGTTCGGAATTGGGGAGGGGGATACCATTTCCATCGGCGGGAGAGTGGTTGTCAGAATCATGGATATTGACTATCTTGACTCCACGCTGACTCTGGATCGGGAAATTACATGGGTTTCCGGGGAAAAAATCTCCTTTCCCTATTTGGGATCGGCACCGGATATGGGCGCCATGGAATCCAGGCGTCACCCACGGCCCTTTTAA
- a CDS encoding proprotein convertase P-domain-containing protein, protein MRIKRSVISFLFLVVSSVGLFGFTPKNSNQPLDQAVYSQPEMRVVRTISRFSSIEDRLNNGTSYRSMMTDLGPSWYAFVDERTGRPSLIEGGAIPWIPGPANDFSFQEFMPGCQDVSCIPLEKVDAMGRAFLASYPDVFKAGAFDLMPSRDGSGPVGSSIYFLRYFVYYKGIPVQGAYIDFRLNGGNLIQVAMDKVADINLSTIPQVSLKNAWDVLYSYLGELPSKYDHVIDPGTLMILPITPRGKDPDAFNGAIGTGLSYTLAYRLQFTREGQVGTWEALIDAHTGEILHFVDVNRYGKVHGVVYPGDGHNNAADRPMPFVLTNLPSPDEYASAGGLFPGDNATVSFSQGKYTWVNDSCGSTDLTTTTGDADYQGSGAETDCETPSPNPGEAGNTMSARTQYYHLTMVNIKARSYHPTNTWLTTSHMNVNVNQASWCNATSGGGTLNFYQSDPANDCWNLGELPGVSLHEWGHSWDDNDGAGMDSPPLETRADWTATLQTHDSCCGRGAFTSGNCGGYGDACLDCSGIRDGDYTKHANNTPWTAANHGTFWNCSGGSYFGPCGLEDHCESGISTQALWEFVHTDLPNLSGIDVTSAWQLEDRLFYVSHPQLGDMYNCSPPDSDGCGGVTLYTLMRAIDDDGDGVGNGTPHAEAIFASLDRHNIACGNASDLANQNQTTCPSFSPNPPTLSSAAGSNSAVLTWASVANATRYFLYRNETDCDAGFTRIATINAPATSYTDTTVVNGLTYFYRLQAASASDSCTSGMSNCEAVTPQPCAGAVSLDRSTYNCSDTISIHLLDSDISGTGSYDVTVWSDSEGNSGSPAETVTLSESPANSGQFQGTVLTSTSTGGGDGAVGIADGDTITVRYVDASYCGIPDVNVDATSSADCIGPVISNVQATNVMGTTATITWDTDEISSSVVYVAEFPPSWTTTTDTLLVTGHTVDVSGLSECTLYYYWVESTDAAGNTTYEDNTGSYYTFTTGVNVQPTYTATDTPVTIVDNASVFSTIAVPDNKVVMDVNVTLTITHTYDSDLDIYLRGPDGTEVELSTDNGGSSDNYTNTTFDDEAATPITSGTAPFTGIFRPEGLLSILDGKIAQGNWQLRVYDDAGGDTGSIESWSLTLSYPAQSCGPHASYSAHTLVLDSCSAGGPGDDDTIWDAGEQVQFSMTIYSDGTDPITGVSATITPLTPGVTMVDDTAAYNNLPTDTTGVSQSPHFIVQLPDSLSCGDVVDFQVEINTNEGTWTDTFSQGIGQTIPGGFSLLSENFEGVWGPYGNNPPAGWTIEDHGSQTPAVWDNNDWHNYAKGGAYGAVARVYYSPTETQNEYLITPAFDIPWDATTVSLQFDHYYQDWDTQDFGYVDYSSDQTSWTTLVTYSATTADMAHATLSLLTYAGETNARIRFRYVGYYGWQWQVDNVTVSGTRPSTCNMNICEGTCTYPSAPAITDIQDGDACAQSGITITYTAGTPAIRHDLYDNGSLAVSGFLSGGIYNPGDSASHSYTIRAINGAASCYTESPAQAGQDTDDGPGTPVILSIVDNDVCLQTGITINFTAAPNSPDRHDLYVDGGLEVSGFTSGSTYNPGDSLPHTYVIQAIKGSCTIDSASQSFSDAAGPCAPRIMYTSGSVTFTQVEGDADTGAMNPGEKWHLSFQVDNVTGTAEAILPAYLTISANNGVFQDDFCINPVSIPDGNSDGVLSVGETSGLIEADLVIPADWMGPCPSDIEFGFLNKVHDGGSSAGPNEAAGSVTVSEVLHQLGVVVAGGTSVYNGTLVGTPAGDIPDNNLTAYYTDTVSPTESSATLVELYFTIVHDRIGDINKDGFAQLRFPDSSTLALTPISEGNLMTVDITTLYQGDGDYTLEIADGKNGKNGYVSAWRIEVRTATTTDCSAKAAASCGVMEPSRVGSSFPLQVISKGGNAVEVEKVAGATAYNVYIDAINDWYSPDDSGASVCTITSWTDNGDTVILDVIIPPDHWVTVSASNASGESSCGQNSDNEERMGIGTWPTCPLP, encoded by the coding sequence ATGCGAATAAAACGAAGCGTAATCTCATTTCTCTTTCTGGTGGTTTCTTCCGTGGGGCTCTTTGGCTTTACGCCGAAAAATTCCAACCAGCCCCTGGACCAGGCGGTCTATTCTCAACCCGAAATGAGGGTGGTTCGGACGATCTCACGATTTTCATCCATCGAGGACCGCCTGAACAATGGGACGAGTTATCGATCGATGATGACCGATCTTGGACCTTCCTGGTACGCCTTTGTGGATGAACGGACCGGGCGCCCCTCCCTCATCGAGGGCGGGGCGATTCCCTGGATTCCTGGTCCGGCCAATGATTTCAGCTTTCAGGAATTCATGCCGGGCTGCCAGGATGTTTCCTGTATTCCCCTGGAGAAAGTTGACGCTATGGGACGTGCATTTCTTGCATCGTACCCGGATGTATTTAAGGCTGGAGCGTTTGACCTGATGCCCTCCAGGGATGGATCCGGCCCCGTTGGCAGTTCCATCTACTTTCTCCGGTACTTTGTCTATTACAAGGGGATTCCGGTTCAGGGTGCGTATATTGACTTTCGTCTCAACGGTGGAAATCTGATCCAGGTTGCCATGGACAAGGTTGCGGACATCAATCTTTCCACGATTCCCCAGGTGTCCCTTAAGAACGCATGGGATGTCCTTTACAGCTACCTGGGCGAGTTACCCTCAAAATATGACCATGTTATCGATCCCGGAACCCTAATGATTCTTCCCATAACACCCAGGGGCAAGGATCCCGACGCCTTCAATGGTGCGATCGGAACAGGACTTTCATATACTCTGGCGTACCGGCTGCAATTCACACGGGAGGGCCAGGTTGGGACCTGGGAAGCCCTCATTGACGCCCACACAGGAGAAATTCTCCATTTTGTCGATGTAAACCGCTATGGAAAAGTCCATGGTGTCGTCTATCCGGGCGACGGCCACAACAACGCTGCCGACCGCCCCATGCCCTTTGTTTTGACCAACCTTCCTTCTCCCGACGAATACGCCAGTGCAGGCGGGCTATTCCCCGGCGACAATGCCACCGTGAGCTTTTCGCAGGGAAAGTACACGTGGGTCAACGACAGCTGTGGTTCCACCGATCTGACGACCACGACGGGGGATGCCGATTATCAGGGGAGCGGTGCCGAAACCGACTGTGAAACGCCGTCCCCCAATCCTGGAGAAGCCGGGAACACGATGTCCGCCCGAACGCAGTACTACCATCTGACGATGGTCAACATAAAAGCTCGAAGCTACCATCCCACAAACACCTGGCTCACGACCAGCCATATGAACGTCAACGTCAACCAGGCCTCCTGGTGCAATGCCACTTCCGGGGGCGGCACACTCAATTTTTACCAGTCCGATCCGGCAAATGATTGCTGGAACCTGGGTGAACTTCCCGGGGTTTCCCTCCATGAATGGGGGCACAGCTGGGACGACAATGATGGAGCGGGCATGGACAGCCCTCCTCTCGAGACGCGTGCCGACTGGACCGCAACCCTCCAGACCCACGATTCCTGTTGCGGTCGAGGTGCATTCACATCGGGGAACTGCGGTGGATACGGAGATGCCTGCCTCGACTGTTCGGGAATTCGCGATGGAGATTACACTAAGCATGCAAACAACACACCCTGGACTGCCGCCAACCACGGTACGTTCTGGAACTGCTCGGGAGGCTCGTACTTTGGCCCCTGCGGGCTGGAAGACCACTGCGAGTCCGGGATTTCCACCCAGGCCCTCTGGGAATTTGTCCATACTGATCTTCCCAACCTCTCCGGCATAGATGTAACCTCTGCCTGGCAATTGGAAGACCGTCTCTTTTACGTCAGCCATCCCCAGCTGGGAGACATGTACAACTGCAGCCCCCCCGATTCCGACGGGTGCGGAGGTGTAACCCTGTACACCCTGATGCGGGCGATCGACGACGACGGGGATGGTGTAGGGAACGGTACCCCCCACGCGGAAGCCATCTTCGCTTCTTTAGACCGCCACAACATTGCCTGCGGCAACGCATCGGACCTGGCGAACCAGAACCAGACAACCTGCCCTTCCTTTTCACCGAATCCACCGACCCTTTCCAGTGCGGCGGGGAGCAATTCTGCCGTTTTGACATGGGCATCCGTGGCCAATGCAACCCGATATTTCCTCTATCGAAATGAGACGGACTGCGACGCGGGGTTTACTCGAATCGCCACAATCAACGCACCTGCCACATCCTATACCGACACGACGGTGGTTAACGGCCTTACTTACTTTTACCGGCTTCAGGCCGCTTCGGCATCCGATTCCTGCACCAGTGGCATGAGCAACTGTGAAGCTGTAACGCCGCAACCCTGTGCCGGTGCCGTCAGCCTGGACCGTTCGACCTATAATTGCAGTGATACGATTTCAATTCATTTGCTGGATAGCGATATTTCGGGTACGGGAAGCTACGATGTGACCGTCTGGTCCGATTCCGAGGGTAACTCGGGCAGCCCCGCCGAAACAGTGACTCTTTCGGAATCCCCCGCCAACTCGGGACAGTTTCAGGGAACCGTTCTCACATCGACTTCCACGGGGGGCGGGGATGGAGCCGTGGGAATCGCCGATGGTGACACCATCACGGTGCGCTATGTGGACGCGTCCTATTGCGGCATACCGGATGTCAACGTGGACGCCACCTCTTCCGCAGATTGTATCGGTCCCGTCATTTCCAATGTCCAGGCAACAAACGTCATGGGAACCACTGCCACGATCACCTGGGATACAGATGAGATCTCTTCGAGCGTTGTCTATGTCGCCGAGTTTCCTCCTTCCTGGACCACGACCACCGACACCCTGCTCGTAACCGGCCACACCGTTGATGTCAGCGGTCTGAGCGAGTGTACCCTTTATTATTACTGGGTGGAGTCGACGGATGCGGCGGGGAACACCACCTATGAAGACAATACCGGAAGCTACTACACCTTCACTACGGGCGTTAATGTTCAGCCCACCTACACGGCCACGGACACGCCGGTCACCATTGTGGACAACGCGAGCGTCTTCTCCACGATCGCCGTCCCTGACAACAAGGTCGTCATGGATGTCAACGTAACCCTGACGATCACCCACACCTACGACAGCGACCTGGACATTTACCTTCGCGGTCCCGACGGGACAGAAGTTGAACTCTCCACGGACAACGGCGGCTCCAGTGACAACTACACCAATACCACCTTTGACGACGAAGCCGCCACCCCGATCACCTCGGGTACCGCTCCCTTTACAGGGATCTTCCGGCCGGAAGGGCTCCTATCCATTCTGGACGGAAAGATCGCCCAGGGAAACTGGCAGCTTCGGGTCTACGACGATGCCGGGGGCGATACGGGAAGTATCGAGAGCTGGAGCCTCACGTTGAGTTATCCCGCCCAGTCCTGCGGTCCCCACGCATCCTATTCCGCCCACACCCTGGTCCTGGACTCCTGTTCCGCCGGCGGACCCGGGGATGATGACACGATCTGGGATGCCGGGGAGCAGGTTCAGTTCAGCATGACGATCTACAGTGACGGCACGGATCCCATTACCGGAGTCAGTGCCACGATCACGCCCCTGACGCCAGGAGTCACGATGGTGGATGACACGGCGGCCTACAATAACCTTCCCACGGACACCACGGGCGTATCCCAGTCCCCCCACTTCATAGTCCAACTGCCCGACTCGCTTTCCTGCGGAGACGTGGTGGACTTCCAGGTAGAAATCAACACGAACGAAGGAACCTGGACCGACACATTCTCTCAAGGCATCGGTCAGACGATCCCCGGAGGATTCTCTCTTCTCTCTGAGAATTTCGAGGGAGTCTGGGGGCCCTACGGAAACAACCCGCCGGCCGGATGGACGATTGAAGACCACGGCAGCCAGACACCGGCGGTCTGGGACAACAACGACTGGCATAACTACGCGAAGGGCGGAGCTTACGGTGCGGTTGCCCGTGTCTACTACTCCCCCACCGAGACCCAGAACGAGTACCTGATCACGCCCGCCTTTGACATTCCGTGGGACGCCACAACCGTAAGCCTGCAGTTTGACCACTACTATCAAGATTGGGACACCCAGGATTTTGGGTACGTAGACTACTCATCGGATCAGACATCCTGGACCACCCTGGTCACCTACTCTGCAACAACGGCCGACATGGCCCACGCGACTCTCTCCCTTCTGACGTACGCGGGGGAAACCAACGCCCGGATTCGATTCCGGTATGTTGGGTACTACGGCTGGCAATGGCAGGTGGACAATGTCACCGTATCCGGGACCCGTCCCTCCACCTGCAATATGAACATCTGCGAAGGAACGTGCACCTATCCGAGCGCACCGGCCATCACGGATATCCAGGATGGAGACGCCTGCGCCCAGTCCGGCATAACCATCACCTATACCGCCGGGACCCCTGCCATCCGGCACGATCTGTACGACAACGGTTCATTAGCTGTAAGCGGCTTTCTCTCCGGAGGGATTTACAACCCGGGAGACTCGGCCAGCCACAGTTACACGATCCGTGCCATAAATGGAGCTGCATCCTGCTATACCGAATCGCCGGCGCAGGCGGGACAGGACACGGACGACGGCCCCGGAACTCCCGTCATCCTGTCCATCGTGGATAACGATGTATGTCTCCAGACCGGGATAACCATCAACTTCACCGCTGCTCCCAACTCGCCGGACCGTCACGATCTTTACGTCGACGGAGGACTGGAAGTCAGCGGGTTTACTTCAGGATCCACTTACAATCCCGGCGATTCCCTGCCGCACACTTATGTCATTCAGGCCATAAAGGGCTCCTGCACGATTGACTCCGCTTCCCAATCCTTTTCCGACGCGGCCGGGCCCTGCGCTCCACGGATCATGTACACATCAGGATCGGTCACGTTCACCCAGGTGGAGGGAGATGCGGACACGGGCGCCATGAACCCGGGAGAGAAGTGGCATCTATCCTTCCAGGTTGATAACGTAACCGGAACGGCGGAAGCCATTCTGCCCGCCTACCTGACGATTTCCGCGAACAACGGCGTTTTCCAGGATGATTTTTGCATAAACCCCGTATCGATCCCCGATGGAAACAGTGATGGAGTATTAAGCGTAGGAGAGACGAGTGGACTTATCGAAGCAGATTTAGTCATTCCTGCAGACTGGATGGGGCCCTGTCCCTCTGACATCGAATTTGGTTTTCTCAACAAGGTCCACGACGGGGGTTCAAGCGCCGGTCCCAATGAGGCTGCAGGGAGCGTCACGGTAAGTGAGGTACTTCATCAACTTGGCGTAGTTGTCGCGGGAGGAACTTCAGTCTACAACGGCACCCTGGTGGGGACTCCCGCGGGAGATATTCCCGACAATAACCTGACAGCCTATTACACCGATACGGTCTCACCCACCGAGTCTTCTGCAACGCTTGTGGAACTCTATTTCACCATTGTCCACGACAGAATCGGGGATATCAATAAGGACGGCTTTGCCCAGCTTCGGTTCCCCGATTCCTCCACTCTTGCTCTTACGCCGATCTCAGAGGGCAATCTGATGACTGTAGATATTACCACCCTGTATCAGGGGGATGGGGATTACACCCTGGAGATCGCCGACGGAAAGAACGGAAAAAACGGATACGTTTCTGCATGGAGAATCGAAGTCAGGACAGCCACCACAACAGATTGTTCCGCCAAGGCCGCCGCATCATGTGGCGTGATGGAACCATCCAGAGTAGGATCATCATTCCCCCTCCAGGTGATTTCAAAAGGCGGAAACGCCGTGGAAGTGGAAAAGGTCGCCGGAGCCACAGCCTACAACGTCTATATTGACGCGATCAACGACTGGTACTCTCCGGACGACTCCGGAGCCAGTGTCTGCACGATCACTTCCTGGACCGACAACGGGGACACGGTGATCCTGGATGTGATCATTCCTCCAGATCACTGGGTAACCGTGAGTGCAAGCAATGCCTCAGGCGAGTCCAGCTGCGGTCAGAACTCTGACAATGAGGAGCGCATGGGCATAGGAACCTGGCCCACCTGCCCCCTGCCGTAG
- a CDS encoding universal stress protein produces the protein MLPIQTILWPTDFSSSSLGALEYAGDIAKSFQSRLVLVHVIPMLPMVTVPSGITSFDVVEFKDTLMVSRKEQLEGICKDKVPNGVTAECVVDYGYEVEGILKAAEKVDADLIIMSTHGVTGFRRWVSGSVTEKILRASTCPVLAIPIPSPSE, from the coding sequence ATGTTACCCATCCAGACGATTCTCTGGCCGACGGATTTCAGCAGTAGCTCCCTGGGGGCGCTTGAGTATGCTGGAGACATCGCAAAGAGCTTTCAATCCAGATTGGTGCTTGTGCATGTGATTCCCATGCTTCCCATGGTTACCGTTCCATCGGGGATCACAAGTTTTGACGTAGTGGAATTTAAGGACACGCTCATGGTTTCCCGCAAGGAGCAGTTGGAGGGGATCTGTAAAGATAAGGTTCCGAATGGGGTTACTGCTGAGTGTGTCGTGGATTACGGTTATGAAGTGGAGGGAATCCTCAAAGCGGCGGAGAAGGTGGACGCAGATCTTATCATCATGTCAACCCATGGAGTCACCGGTTTTCGTCGGTGGGTTTCCGGATCGGTTACAGAGAAAATCCTTCGGGCTTCTACGTGCCCGGTTCTGGCAATCCCCATTCCCTCACCATCTGAGTAG
- a CDS encoding sigma-70 family RNA polymerase sigma factor, producing the protein MKMLFKRRPPQTGGVMYKKWDHQSSMNEKSSGKAGTLKIQMEKGQLPFWHALFGRSIQLTRNHHDAQDLIQETYSRAYRYRDYFRNGTNLRAWLYRILHNTFINIYHRRKGDKSAVHLQNFEDMASYLHNSQQIEDNSTGGKAGDEVNDILLSMDEDVQKSLGKLPEKYRIVLLLSDIFDFSYKEISRFMEIPLGTIMSRIYRARKMLEKDLMAYACARGYFRSHNPRRIRDHELMESFQ; encoded by the coding sequence ATGAAGATGCTCTTCAAGAGAAGACCCCCTCAAACAGGAGGTGTTATGTACAAAAAATGGGATCATCAATCATCAATGAACGAAAAATCTTCCGGGAAGGCCGGAACACTTAAAATCCAGATGGAAAAGGGGCAGCTACCTTTCTGGCATGCCCTGTTCGGTCGCAGTATCCAGCTTACGAGGAACCACCATGATGCCCAGGATTTAATTCAGGAAACCTACTCTCGCGCGTACAGGTATCGCGACTACTTTAGAAATGGAACCAACCTTCGCGCCTGGTTGTATCGCATTCTTCACAACACCTTCATTAACATTTACCATCGTCGCAAAGGGGATAAATCCGCAGTCCACCTTCAAAACTTCGAAGATATGGCTTCCTATCTGCATAATTCCCAACAGATAGAAGACAATTCTACTGGTGGTAAGGCAGGAGACGAAGTCAACGATATACTCTTGTCCATGGATGAAGATGTGCAGAAATCCCTGGGGAAATTGCCGGAGAAATACAGGATTGTTTTGCTCTTATCCGATATCTTTGACTTTTCCTACAAAGAAATATCCCGGTTTATGGAGATTCCCCTGGGAACTATAATGTCCCGGATTTATCGAGCTAGGAAAATGTTGGAAAAGGACTTAATGGCCTATGCATGTGCTAGGGGATACTTTCGGAGCCACAATCCTCGACGAATCCGGGACCATGAATTGATGGAGTCATTTCAGTGA